From the Fibrobacter sp. UWR3 genome, one window contains:
- the rpsD gene encoding 30S ribosomal protein S4: protein MSSFRGPKGKVARSLGIAVSQKTQKALDRRNFAPGQHGQNRKKSASVYKQQLVEKQRLRFTYNISEAQLAKAYKEANRREGSAGDNLMILLETRLDALVYRMGFARTIFAARQYVTHGHFTVNGVRSFSPARLIKAGDVIAIREQSKEHVQIKEAAANAPAAPEYLEVDTNKIEGKLVKLPLREQIPVKLEEQLVVEYYSR, encoded by the coding sequence ATGTCCTCCTTCCGTGGACCCAAAGGCAAGGTCGCCCGTTCCCTGGGCATTGCCGTTTCTCAGAAGACTCAGAAGGCGCTCGACCGCCGCAACTTCGCTCCCGGCCAGCATGGCCAGAACCGCAAGAAGTCCGCTTCTGTGTACAAGCAGCAGTTGGTCGAAAAGCAGCGTCTCCGTTTCACCTACAACATCTCCGAAGCTCAGCTCGCCAAGGCATACAAGGAAGCTAACCGTCGTGAAGGTTCTGCTGGTGACAACCTGATGATTCTTCTCGAAACCCGTCTTGACGCTCTCGTCTACCGCATGGGTTTTGCTCGCACGATTTTTGCCGCCCGCCAGTACGTGACCCACGGTCACTTCACTGTGAACGGCGTCCGCAGCTTCTCTCCGGCCCGCCTCATCAAGGCCGGCGACGTGATTGCTATCCGCGAGCAGTCTAAGGAACACGTCCAGATCAAGGAAGCCGCTGCTAACGCTCCGGCCGCTCCGGAATATCTGGAAGTCGACACGAACAAGATCGAAGGCAAGCTCGTGAAGCTCCCGCTCCGCGAACAGATCCCGGTCAAGCTCGAAGAACAGCTCGTCGTGGAATACTACTCCAGGTAG
- a CDS encoding penicillin-binding protein 1A, with amino-acid sequence MEKVKPILKFCLSYLKKLFTNKKFVIALAILCLPVIAGFVTVIVVYNHYLPELPSLSQLEQINPKLVTNIYDMNGKIAHKYFVERREWVSFDSIPENAIHAVMATEDRAFYNHWGMNVWAIPSAIIESALSGKQLRGASTLTQQLTKLLFLTPERSIARKIKEAMTAIRIEQTYTKQEILEFYMNEVYLGGGNYGFQAAGKYYFGHALDSLSIPEYAVLAGMLKAPESYRPDRHPKASLERRNTVLYAMYDAGYISKEDYHKYVATPIVLAEKEPEKGSGLYYYEEIRKYMEKKYGQNSLYADGVSIYSTIDPEIQEVADSVAKALVAKYRTEFKKKAIKNLKLADKYSMEPDSVFAHFDSVYTLFKKEYLSKDTSSNIKKWRYPPEVRYHDVEMAMVIIENETGAIRAMVGGSDFNESRFNRAVQSLRQPGSSFKPIVYSTAMDNGASPCDSVNDAPITMTDETAATGMWRPHNSEKNFEGMMTLRKALYRSKNIPAVLTASKYGLSNVVNYARAFGIRKAPLVAVPSLALGSVGATLLEMTSAYTVFPNLGTRIEPYMIESIEDKNGEIIEKNSKVESVVMKPSSAYLMVDILKDVNIRGTGYKISASGFNHPSGGKTGTTNDYTDAWYIGFTKHYTMGVWVGFDQAVSMGVGKTGGNYALPAWLAVMSKIHKGLPQKSFPVPPGVIGKGVCNITGKLAGEFCSEKTYCLYTTNNYPDEVCDGDHYKVKTKSADDATLFSNKGARETSPTTTQKKTRKMF; translated from the coding sequence ATGGAAAAAGTCAAGCCCATACTCAAGTTCTGCCTTTCTTACCTCAAGAAACTGTTCACGAACAAGAAATTCGTCATTGCCCTTGCAATCCTATGCCTCCCGGTGATTGCCGGGTTCGTCACTGTCATCGTAGTCTACAACCACTACCTGCCGGAACTCCCGTCCCTCTCGCAGCTCGAACAGATCAACCCGAAACTCGTGACAAACATCTACGACATGAACGGGAAGATTGCACACAAGTACTTCGTGGAACGCCGCGAATGGGTCAGTTTCGACTCCATCCCCGAAAACGCGATTCACGCCGTCATGGCGACCGAGGACCGCGCCTTCTACAACCACTGGGGCATGAACGTCTGGGCCATCCCGTCGGCAATCATCGAGAGCGCCCTCAGCGGCAAGCAGCTCCGCGGCGCCTCCACCCTCACCCAGCAGTTGACCAAGCTCCTGTTCCTCACGCCGGAACGTTCCATCGCCCGTAAAATCAAGGAGGCGATGACCGCCATCCGCATCGAACAGACCTACACCAAGCAGGAAATCCTCGAGTTCTACATGAACGAGGTGTACCTGGGAGGCGGCAACTACGGTTTCCAGGCGGCAGGCAAATACTACTTCGGGCATGCGCTCGACAGTCTCTCCATTCCGGAATACGCAGTCCTCGCCGGTATGCTCAAGGCACCCGAATCGTACCGCCCCGACCGCCACCCCAAGGCATCGCTCGAGCGCCGCAACACCGTCCTTTACGCGATGTACGACGCGGGCTACATCAGCAAGGAAGACTACCACAAGTACGTAGCGACCCCCATCGTGCTCGCCGAAAAGGAACCCGAGAAGGGTTCGGGCCTCTACTACTACGAAGAAATCCGCAAGTACATGGAAAAGAAGTACGGGCAGAACTCGCTCTACGCCGACGGCGTCTCCATCTACAGCACCATCGATCCCGAAATCCAGGAAGTGGCCGACAGCGTAGCGAAGGCGCTCGTCGCCAAGTACCGCACCGAGTTCAAGAAGAAGGCCATCAAGAACCTGAAGCTCGCCGACAAGTACAGCATGGAACCGGACAGCGTGTTCGCCCACTTCGACAGCGTCTACACCCTGTTCAAGAAGGAATACCTGAGCAAGGACACCTCCTCGAACATCAAGAAGTGGCGCTACCCGCCCGAAGTCCGCTACCACGACGTGGAAATGGCGATGGTCATCATCGAGAACGAGACGGGCGCAATCCGCGCGATGGTCGGTGGCAGCGACTTCAACGAATCCCGCTTCAACCGCGCCGTGCAGTCGCTCCGCCAGCCGGGTTCGAGCTTCAAGCCCATCGTCTATTCCACCGCAATGGATAACGGCGCCAGCCCCTGCGACTCGGTGAACGACGCCCCCATCACCATGACCGACGAGACCGCGGCGACCGGCATGTGGCGCCCGCACAACTCCGAAAAGAACTTCGAGGGCATGATGACGCTCCGCAAGGCGCTCTACCGCTCGAAAAACATCCCCGCAGTCCTTACCGCATCGAAGTACGGCCTGAGCAACGTGGTGAACTACGCCCGCGCGTTCGGCATCCGCAAGGCACCGCTCGTCGCAGTCCCGAGCCTCGCCCTCGGTTCCGTGGGCGCGACGCTTCTCGAAATGACATCGGCCTACACGGTGTTCCCGAACCTCGGTACGCGAATCGAGCCCTACATGATCGAATCCATCGAAGACAAGAACGGCGAGATTATCGAGAAGAACTCGAAGGTCGAAAGCGTGGTGATGAAGCCCTCTTCCGCATACCTGATGGTGGATATCCTCAAGGACGTGAACATCCGCGGTACGGGCTACAAGATTTCGGCCAGCGGGTTCAACCACCCGAGCGGCGGCAAGACCGGAACCACAAACGACTACACCGACGCCTGGTACATCGGCTTTACCAAGCACTACACCATGGGCGTGTGGGTCGGCTTTGACCAGGCAGTTTCCATGGGCGTGGGCAAGACCGGCGGCAACTACGCGCTCCCCGCATGGCTTGCGGTGATGAGCAAGATTCACAAGGGACTCCCGCAAAAATCGTTCCCCGTACCCCCTGGCGTTATCGGCAAGGGCGTCTGCAACATTACAGGCAAACTAGCAGGCGAGTTCTGCTCCGAAAAGACTTACTGCCTCTACACCACGAACAACTACCCCGACGAAGTCTGCGATGGCGACCACTACAAGGTAAAAACCAAGTCCGCCGACGACGCGACGCTGTTCAGCAACAAGGGCGCCAGGGAAACATCGCCGACGACAACACAGAAAAAGACACGCAAGATGTTCTAG